AGAAAAATTAGAATCCACACTTACACTTACAATTAACAATGAAGAATACATTGCTATTGTAGATGCTGGTACAAACTACACAGTAGCAGGTACATTACTTGATGAAAAAAATAAGCCAATTAGTGATGCTACAATCAACATAAAAATTGATGAAACAAGCTACACAAAGAAAACAGATACTAATGGTAACTATCAACTACAAGTATATGCTGGTGAAGCTAAAGAAGATATATCTGCAATTGCATACTATGCTGGAAATGACATATACTTCCCAACCAGTACTGATATAACATTTGATATTGAGAAATTAGATGCAGTTTTAACTCTTAATGAAATTACAAGTATTGGCCAAAACATTACAATAAGTGGTACATTAAAAGGAAAATACACTGGTGTAATAAAAAATGCAACTATAACTATTAACCTTGATGATGTTGAATACACAACTACAACAAATGCAAATGGAATATTCACTAGAACATTAACTGCACCAAAAACTATAGGTACATACATTGTAACAGCAAAATATAATGGAAATAACATATATGATGCAACTGAGGAAGAAACAGAATTTGATGTTATAAAAGTAGGTACAACAATAAACTTAACTAACACCACAAAACATGCTGGTGAAAATGTTACTATTATTGCATCAGTTCTTGATACAAATAAAAAAGCAGTAAATGGAACAGTAACCCTAGCACTTGATGGTAAAACACTAAGTACAGCTAACACATTTGACAGTAAATTAACTCCTAGAACATTTACCGTGAGAAATGGTGTAGTAAATATATCAGTAAATGCTCTAAAATTCAATAAAACAGGAAATAAAATCACAATCACATACACACCACTAAGTAATGATAATATTCATGCATCATCACAACTAAGCACAACATATAATAGAACACTATACAAAACAATATATGCAAACAGTAAAGGAACCGGCGATGGTTTAACAACTAAAACACCAACAAACCTTACAAATGCACTAATATACATAGATAATGGTGGAACAATAAATCTTATAGGTACAACTAATAACAAAGACACATACAACTTAAATAATCAAGTAGTGATAAGTAAAAACACTCTAACAAACACTGTAACTAAATTCACAATAAAAGGATACCAAAACCACATAATAACCATAAGTGGACAAAATAAGACAGGAATACTAGCAATAGCAAAAGAATACACAGTATCAATAATTAACACAACATTTACCAGAGCAAACACAAGAAATGGTGGAGCAATATTCAACAATGGAACATTAACACTAAATAATGATACATTTACAAACAACAATGCATACCAAGGATCATGTATATACAACAAAGGAACAGTAACCATCACCAAGACAACCATTAAAAACAATAATGCAAGTTATGGTGGAGCAATCCTTAATGAAGGAAACATCACAATGACAAGTAACACAATTGTAAACAACAGTGCAGTAAACTCTGGTGGAGTAATAAACAGTAAAGGAACAGTAATCCTTAAATCAAACAACTTCACAAACAACACCGCAGCATTTGGTGGTGTACTATACGCAAGTGGAAAAGTAAATACAATTACTAATAATTACTTCATAGCAAACCATGTAACCAAAAATGGTGGAGCAATCTACAACTTCGGAGTAATGAACCTACAAAACAACAACTTCACAGCAAATACTGCAACACAGTGGAGTGGAGCAGTACATAATGCAAGAAACATTACTGTGACATCCAATAAATTTGCACTAAACACTGCTGGCCAACTAGGAGGAGCAATGTTTAACAATGCAAATGGAACAATTACAAGTAACACATTTGAAAATAATCGTGGAAAATATGGAGGAGCCATATATAATGGTGGGGTAGTACTTATCCAGAAAAACACTATTCGATATAACAATGCTTCACAAACAGGAGGAGCAGTAGCAAACAAAGGACTAGTAACACTTAAATCCAATAAAATGACTGGAAACAAAGCAGTGTATGGAGGAGCAATATTCTCTAACAACACCGTAGCAGTAGACAGTGATATTATAACTTATTGTGTTGCAAGTAAGAGTGGAGGAGCAATATATAATATTGGAAACTTCACAGTGAAAAATAGTAACTTCACAGGAAATAAAGCAAATATGGGTGGAACAATATTCAATGCAATGAATATGAACATCACCAGTAATAATATTGTAAGTGGTAATGCATCCCTTGGTGGAGGACTCTACAATGATGGAACAACATGTAATGTAGTTGGAAACACGTTCACTAAAAACCATGCAAACTATGGAGGAGCAGCATTTACCAAAAAAGCAATAACACAATCCAAAAACACATATACAAACAATACTGCAATAAAAGGACCAAATGTATATCCAAACTAAGTATTATTACTAAAAAAAGGAAGATTTGAATTAATAGATCTTCCAATTAAACATTTTTTTAAAACTTTTTCTAGAATGTTTTTAAATACTATTTTTTTTAAATTAGATTATAATAAACTAAGACTAAACTAACTCTTTTTAGAATAATATATAATGTAATTCATATAAACTATTAAATAACAATTGAAATAAATTTAATTATTCTAATGTTTTAAAACAAGAGGAGGTTTAACTAGTATGAATACACATGTAAAGAAAGTATTCATAATAACTACATTTATTTTTCTACTAGTATGTCTTACATCGATAAGTGCTGTTGAAGTAAATGATACCCCAACTGAAACACATATAATAGAAGAGGCTAGTATAGATGATGATATATCTAAAATAAATGATAATCAAATAATTACTAATCAGATAGAAAATAAAACAAAAAATAATCTAAAACAAGACAGTACCACTAATACAACTACAACACCTATTGACACAGTATTACTTATAGATATCCCAGAATTTGTAGTAACCATAGGTGATAATGCAATAATTAATGTTAATCTAACAGATATTGATGAAAATCCAATAAGTAATGCAAATATTACCTTGAAAATTGAAAATACTACAACAACCATGAAAACAAACAATAAAGGAATAGCAACATACACATACAAGACAACACAAGCAAAAGAAAATATAATAATAACCGCAACATATAATGGAAATACAAAATACCAGAAAAGCAGTGATACAAGTTTCATAGATGTTGAAAAACTATCCACAACAATCACACTAACTAATACAACAACAAGGAATGCAGCAAATATTACATTAACAGTTAATATAACAGATGAAAAAAATAGTAAACTAAATAATGGATACATAACAGTAAAAATAAATAATAAACAATTAACAGCCAACAATAAAGCAATACAATATACTGTTCGAAATGGACAAGCAAAAGCATCCATTGAGATAAAAAAATTCACTTCAACATTAAATGATTTACTAATAGAATACATAACAACAGATAACACTCACCTAAACAGTAGCCTAGAAACAGATTATCAAAGATTATCCTACACTAACTTATATGTAAATAGTAAAGGAGTGGGAAATGGATTAACAAAAAATAATCCAACTAATATGACAAACGCATTACTATACATAGCAAATGGTGGAACAATATACCTTGTTGGACAAAACACTACAACAGACACATACAAACTAAACACTCCAATAAACATTGATACAAACAATGTAATAGGAGAAGTAACTACATTTAACATAACAGGATATACTGGACATAAAATAACATTCAATGGTCAATACAAGACACGCATATTTACAATAAATACTGGCTACACTATAAGTCTAAACAAAATACAATTAACCAATGCAAATACTACAAGTGGTGGAGCAATCTACAATAAAGGAACACTACTAATAAATCAAAACAACATAACAAACAATCATGCAAGTTATGGTGGAGTAATACTTAATGAAGGAAATCTCACCATAAAAAATAGTAATATAACTAAAAACACTGCAGTAAACTCTGGTGGAGTAATAAACAGTAAAGGAACTGTTAACTTACAATACAATAATTTTATAAATAATTCTGCTGCATTTGGAGGAGTAATATACTCTAGTGGAAATGCAACAATAACAAGTAATAACTTCACAACAAACCATGTAACAAAGAATGGTGGAGCAATATATAACTTCGGTGTAATGAATTTAAGAAGTAATAACTTCACACGAAACACTGCCAACCAATGGAGTGGAGCAGTGCATAATGCAAGAAACATCACAGTAACATCCAATAAATTTGCACTAAACACTGCTGGTCAACTAGGAGGAGCAATGTTTAACAATGCAAATGGAACCATTACAAGTAACACATTTGAGTCTAATCGTGGAAAATATGGAGGAGCAATATATAATGGAGGAGTAGTACTTATCCAGAAAAACACGATAAGATACAATAATGCTTCACAAACTGGAGGAGCAGTAGCAAACAAAGGAATATTAACACTTAAATCCAACAAAATGACTGGAAACAAGGCAGTGTATGGAGGAGCAATATTCTCTAATAATACAGTAGCAGTAGACAGTGATATTATAACTTATTGTGTTGCAAGTAAGAGTGGAGGAGCAATCTATAATATAGGAAACTTCACAGTAAAAAACACTAACTTCACAGGAAATAAAGCAAATATGGGTGGAACAATATTCAATGCAAAGAATATGAATATTACAAGTAACAATATTGTTTCTGGTAATGCATCTCTTGGTGGAGGACTCTACAATGATGGAATAACATGTAATGTAGTTGGAAACACGTTCATTAAAAATCATGCAAACTATGGAGGAGCAGCATTCACCAAAAAAGCAATAACACAATCCAAAAACACGTATACAAACAATACAGCAATAAAAGGACCAAATACATATCCCAACTAAAATAAAAGTATTTATTAATTTAATAAATATTTTTTTACTATTTTTTTTAAAAATAATAAATAATATCCGTATTATTTAATAAAATAACTTATTTTAAGAATTTATTTAAAGATTTATTGAAATAAAACCTTTAATTTATGTGAAAAAAAATTACGCAATAATTAAAAGTTAATAACAATATAGGTATTTATAATACAAAAAATCTAGAAAAATATTATGAGTATTTATTAAAAAAATACTTTTGAATCAAAATAGGTCAATTCAGAGATAAAAACAAAATAATATGACTTATTTGATTAATACTCCTTTTGAAAGGTTATAATTATGTCCAACAAGGAAGCATATATTGAAAAGATAATAGAAACAACTGAATTAGAAATAGATATTCCTAATTTTGAAGAACATCATGGAAATGAAGAAGAAATAGATCCTAACTACTTACTAAATTGTAGAAAACCCGAAGGAAAACTTGGAGAAAAAATGATTCATAGCATGAATCAACATCATGAACTTCTTGCACGATGGGGTGTAAGTCATTTAGATATAAATGATAATGATATAATACTAGATATTGGTTGTGGTGGTGGAATTAATATTAAACGTTTTACAAAAATGACAAATAATAAAGTATATGGTCTTGATTACTCAAAAGTAAGTGTTAATGAATCCATAAAACATAACCAAGAAGAAATAGCTGATAATAAAGTAGAAGTACATGAAGGTTCTGTATCAGATATACCATTTGATTGTGAAACATTTGATATGATAAGTGGATTTGAAACTATTTACTTCTGGCCTAATATAGAATATGATTTCAAGGAAGTTTATCGTGTTCTTAGAAAAGGTGGTAAATTTTTTATATGTAATGATGAAAAACTGTGTGATGATACATATGAACGTATGGGTGAAATTATTAAGATATTAGATATGAATGTTTATTCTGAAGATGAATTATGTAACATACTATCCCAAGTAGGTTTTAGACATATTACATCCTATACTCGTAGTGATAATCCATGGATTTGTATTATTGCAGAAAAATAAAATATAGTTAGTTTAATTTAATCTCCCATTGCCTTATTTTTTTAATTAATATGACTATTTTTTTAAAATTAGCGAATTAACTATCAATTCAATTATTAGAAAATTAACTAAAAAATAAGATAAATAAAAAAAGAGTTTAGAAAAAGAAAAATATGAAAAAGTAAAGTTTTATTAAATTAAAATCTCTATTTTAAGAGTTTATTCTTAGTATATTGTATACATTATTCATTAGATTTTAATTTCTAACTTGTATTCATATTCCATCCAATACATATAGCTTATGCTGTAGCTGTAGTATTTTCTTTTGTCCAGTCATAGATGTTTCCAAATATGTCTCCACCGTGTGGTTGGAGTAATGCTGTATCATTAGATATGTTTACTCCATCTTTTACAAAGTATCCATATTTAATTTCTCCAATCCATAACCAGGATGCATCTCCTTCTGGTGCAATTGCATTAGCTGCTGCTGACCAGTCATTGTATGAACTTTCACGTGATTCTGAGAATGCTTGATCTACATGACTATCTACTTCAGTGTTATTTACAAATGCTGGGTTATTATAACTTATTCCTGCTTGATCACTGTAATATTCAGACCATATTGTTGATGGGTCAGTACTACCGAATCCCCATACTACTGCTTCAGAGTTTTTAATACCATCCATTTCATCCCAATTACTACCTACAGGTTCAATTTCTATACCCATTGATTTTGCTTGTTCTGAAACAGATACTGCTATTGCTTGTCTTTCAGGTGCATCAGATGAGTAATAAAGTTTGAATGATGCTTTAACTCCATCTTTTTCACGAATACCATCACCATCTGTGTCAACCCATCCAGCTTTTTCAAGGGTTTCATTAGCATAAGTGATATTTCCATCTTCAATAGATGATTCATTATTTGCCCATGGTAATTGATGTGCTACTCCATCATAGTTTGGATATCCAAATCCATTTAATGCTCCTTGAGCTATTGATTCTCTGTCTACACCATAATTTAATGCTTTTCTTATTGCTATATCTGATGTTACATTATTTCCTATAGCTGCTCCATCTTCTGTTGTTTCACCAGTATTATTTACATTTGGTAATGAGATTCCACGAACATCTATACTATCTTGTAAGTACATTGTGTATCCATCTACTGTTTCATTAGCATAAGCTAGTGGTACTGCTACTACATCTGCTTCAGAGTTTTTAGCCATGTTAAATGCAGCTTCATTTTGTGAGAAGGATATTGTTAATTTTTTAATTGCTGGTTTTTCACCATAGTAATCATCATTTGCTTCAAGAATTACTTGTTGTCCTTTATCCCATTGTACAAATTTGTATGGTCCAGAACCTACAGGATTAGAACCATAACTTTCATTATTATATGAATCTGATGGTACAATACCAATATATGCTAGTTTATCAAGGAATGTTGAATCTGCTTTGTTTAATGTAAATTGTACTTTTGTATCATTTATTGCTGTTGCATTTTCCATACTTGTTAAATCTAGACTTGCTCCAGAGTTTTTAGCTTCATTATATGTGAATACAACATCTTCTGCTGTTAATGGAGTTCCATCAGTGAATTTAACATCATCTCTTATATCAACAGTGTATGTTTTATAATCATTACTTATTGTGTAGTTTGTTGCTAAATCATTTTCATATGTCATATTTTTTGTCATTTTTAATAATGTACTTTGTATTAAAGGTTCTGCATAGTAGTTCCAACCAAGTATAGGATCAAATCCTGTTTCTGGTTCTCCACCGTGGCTGTAAGCTGCAACTACAAGTTCATCAGCTGATCTTTCAGTGTTTGCCCCACCTAATGCAATCACACCACCAATAATCACAAGTACAATAACTGCTATTATACCTATAATATATTTATTTTCCATGTGTTTTCCTCCAAGGAATGAGATTATATTTTTTTAAAATTGTTGTATGTGTTTTAATTGGGGGATTAAAACTAAAGAGAAGACTATTTATTATTATTATTTTTTTTATAAATGTATGAAATATTATAATAAATTAAATCTTTTATTATATACAACTAATTTTGAAGAAATAAAGTATGTATTTTTTAAAAAAATATTCTTTTTGCAATAAGAAAAGTTTTTTTTATAAAATGGATAATACTTTATTAATATAAATTATGATTTTATACTATAAAAAGATTACTATTAAAAAGTAATAAAAAAGCCCCATATAATTATTTAAAGTATTAATTATGATAAATGAGACTATAAACTCCAACTAAAAATATATAGATAAAATAAATAGAAATTAATAAGAAATAAGTAATACAAAAACATTAAAATCCAATAAAAAAGTAATACTATTTTTAAATAAATTATTAAAAAAAGCCAAATCAAGAATAAAAAAAGAAAAAAATAGAAAAATAATAAATGAAATAATAAAAGATTTCATTATATCCAATTAAACATGATTTATATCATTTAAATACAATACATCATCACAAATTGTATTAATTAAATCAATATCATGACTCACAACTAATAAGCCCATACTTCTTTTTTTAACAATTTTTAAAACAGAATCAAAAATTTGAACCTGAGTTATAGCATCAAGCATAGTGGTCATTTCATCAGCAATTAGAAACTTAGTTTTAGGATTTAATGCCCTAAGTACTGAAAATCTCTGTAATTCTCCACCTGAAAGTTCACGAGGAAATCTGGTTAACCATGATTTTTGAATCCCGAAATCTTCTAACATATCTTCTGGAGGCATCCATGACTCCTCTAATACTTCATTCATTTTCCATTTAGGATTCATAACCTTTTCAGGATGCTGGAATATTAGTTGAACTGGAGCAAATCCTTTATCTGGAATTATATTTCCATCAAGTTTCACATCCCCTTCATAATTATTTATATAACCAGCTAATATCTTACATAAACTTGATTTTCCACTACCACTATCTCCAACTAACCCTGTGATTTTATTATTATTTAATGAAAGAGTAACATCTTTTAAAATCATTTTTGAAGAAGAATTATATTTAAAATTAATATTATGTCCTGTTAATTCCATTAATAAACCTCCTCTAATTTAAAACATCTTACCTTTTTTTCTCCCTTATCGACTAAACTGGGTCTTACTTCTTTACATTTAGCTAATGGATATTCACACCTATCATAATATGGACAGCCCTTAGGAATTTCACCATGTAATGGTTGATGTCCTGGAGTTAATTTAAATCCATGTTTAGGAAGAGCTTGGTATAAATTTTTTGTATAAGGATGAAGTAGATTCTCACCATTTCCTGAGAAATCTTCTGTTTTAGCTACCTCTATTACATAACCTGAATAAAATATTGCTACTCTATCTGCTACTTCTAGTGCTGCATTAATATCATGAGTTATAAGTAGTACTCCTACATTATCCTCAGCCATTTGTTTTATATGTTTTAATGTTTCTTGTACGGATTTTTCATCAAGTCCTGGTGTTGGTTCATCAGCAATTACAAGTTTAGGATTTGAAAGTAATGCTGTTGAGACTAGAACTCGTCTTGCCATTCCCCCAGATAACTGAAAAGGATACATTTCATCTACTTCTTCAGATAAACCATATTTTTCAAAGATTTCTCTTTGTTTAATCCGTTTATTTCGTTCGTCTTCTTCATCAACACATTCGCCAATCGC
This Methanosphaera sp. WGK6 DNA region includes the following protein-coding sequences:
- a CDS encoding carboxypeptidase-like regulatory domain-containing protein, coding for MINKKALVFIMTLMVLILGVSALSATNTNNDTSTNTLTDNMESTSTINEIDTSTSITKTMAENTKNNNNLSNTEKTENDNSNYKSLKTDDEDTEKLESTLTLTINNEEYIAIVDAGTNYTVAGTLLDEKNKPISDATINIKIDETSYTKKTDTNGNYQLQVYAGEAKEDISAIAYYAGNDIYFPTSTDITFDIEKLDAVLTLNEITSIGQNITISGTLKGKYTGVIKNATITINLDDVEYTTTTNANGIFTRTLTAPKTIGTYIVTAKYNGNNIYDATEEETEFDVIKVGTTINLTNTTKHAGENVTIIASVLDTNKKAVNGTVTLALDGKTLSTANTFDSKLTPRTFTVRNGVVNISVNALKFNKTGNKITITYTPLSNDNIHASSQLSTTYNRTLYKTIYANSKGTGDGLTTKTPTNLTNALIYIDNGGTINLIGTTNNKDTYNLNNQVVISKNTLTNTVTKFTIKGYQNHIITISGQNKTGILAIAKEYTVSIINTTFTRANTRNGGAIFNNGTLTLNNDTFTNNNAYQGSCIYNKGTVTITKTTIKNNNASYGGAILNEGNITMTSNTIVNNSAVNSGGVINSKGTVILKSNNFTNNTAAFGGVLYASGKVNTITNNYFIANHVTKNGGAIYNFGVMNLQNNNFTANTATQWSGAVHNARNITVTSNKFALNTAGQLGGAMFNNANGTITSNTFENNRGKYGGAIYNGGVVLIQKNTIRYNNASQTGGAVANKGLVTLKSNKMTGNKAVYGGAIFSNNTVAVDSDIITYCVASKSGGAIYNIGNFTVKNSNFTGNKANMGGTIFNAMNMNITSNNIVSGNASLGGGLYNDGTTCNVVGNTFTKNHANYGGAAFTKKAITQSKNTYTNNTAIKGPNVYPN
- a CDS encoding right-handed parallel beta-helix repeat-containing protein, producing the protein MNTHVKKVFIITTFIFLLVCLTSISAVEVNDTPTETHIIEEASIDDDISKINDNQIITNQIENKTKNNLKQDSTTNTTTTPIDTVLLIDIPEFVVTIGDNAIINVNLTDIDENPISNANITLKIENTTTTMKTNNKGIATYTYKTTQAKENIIITATYNGNTKYQKSSDTSFIDVEKLSTTITLTNTTTRNAANITLTVNITDEKNSKLNNGYITVKINNKQLTANNKAIQYTVRNGQAKASIEIKKFTSTLNDLLIEYITTDNTHLNSSLETDYQRLSYTNLYVNSKGVGNGLTKNNPTNMTNALLYIANGGTIYLVGQNTTTDTYKLNTPINIDTNNVIGEVTTFNITGYTGHKITFNGQYKTRIFTINTGYTISLNKIQLTNANTTSGGAIYNKGTLLINQNNITNNHASYGGVILNEGNLTIKNSNITKNTAVNSGGVINSKGTVNLQYNNFINNSAAFGGVIYSSGNATITSNNFTTNHVTKNGGAIYNFGVMNLRSNNFTRNTANQWSGAVHNARNITVTSNKFALNTAGQLGGAMFNNANGTITSNTFESNRGKYGGAIYNGGVVLIQKNTIRYNNASQTGGAVANKGILTLKSNKMTGNKAVYGGAIFSNNTVAVDSDIITYCVASKSGGAIYNIGNFTVKNTNFTGNKANMGGTIFNAKNMNITSNNIVSGNASLGGGLYNDGITCNVVGNTFIKNHANYGGAAFTKKAITQSKNTYTNNTAIKGPNTYPN
- a CDS encoding class I SAM-dependent methyltransferase; its protein translation is MSNKEAYIEKIIETTELEIDIPNFEEHHGNEEEIDPNYLLNCRKPEGKLGEKMIHSMNQHHELLARWGVSHLDINDNDIILDIGCGGGINIKRFTKMTNNKVYGLDYSKVSVNESIKHNQEEIADNKVEVHEGSVSDIPFDCETFDMISGFETIYFWPNIEYDFKEVYRVLRKGGKFFICNDEKLCDDTYERMGEIIKILDMNVYSEDELCNILSQVGFRHITSYTRSDNPWICIIAEK
- a CDS encoding ABC transporter substrate-binding protein → MENKYIIGIIAVIVLVIIGGVIALGGANTERSADELVVAAYSHGGEPETGFDPILGWNYYAEPLIQSTLLKMTKNMTYENDLATNYTISNDYKTYTVDIRDDVKFTDGTPLTAEDVVFTYNEAKNSGASLDLTSMENATAINDTKVQFTLNKADSTFLDKLAYIGIVPSDSYNNESYGSNPVGSGPYKFVQWDKGQQVILEANDDYYGEKPAIKKLTISFSQNEAAFNMAKNSEADVVAVPLAYANETVDGYTMYLQDSIDVRGISLPNVNNTGETTEDGAAIGNNVTSDIAIRKALNYGVDRESIAQGALNGFGYPNYDGVAHQLPWANNESSIEDGNITYANETLEKAGWVDTDGDGIREKDGVKASFKLYYSSDAPERQAIAVSVSEQAKSMGIEIEPVGSNWDEMDGIKNSEAVVWGFGSTDPSTIWSEYYSDQAGISYNNPAFVNNTEVDSHVDQAFSESRESSYNDWSAAANAIAPEGDASWLWIGEIKYGYFVKDGVNISNDTALLQPHGGDIFGNIYDWTKENTTATA
- a CDS encoding ABC transporter ATP-binding protein; the encoded protein is MELTGHNINFKYNSSSKMILKDVTLSLNNNKITGLVGDSGSGKSSLCKILAGYINNYEGDVKLDGNIIPDKGFAPVQLIFQHPEKVMNPKWKMNEVLEESWMPPEDMLEDFGIQKSWLTRFPRELSGGELQRFSVLRALNPKTKFLIADEMTTMLDAITQVQIFDSVLKIVKKRSMGLLVVSHDIDLINTICDDVLYLNDINHV
- a CDS encoding ABC transporter ATP-binding protein, producing the protein MSNLISVSNISISFTQYTEGLNQRDLKVITDLTLDIKEGEIVAVLGSSGSGKSLLAHAILGILPHNANLSGTMKYNGQVLDDKLKEKLRGDEIVLIPQSVNFLDPLMKVSDQAIGECVDEEDERNKRIKQREIFEKYGLSEEVDEMYPFQLSGGMARRVLVSTALLSNPKLVIADEPTPGLDEKSVQETLKHIKQMAEDNVGVLLITHDINAALEVADRVAIFYSGYVIEVAKTEDFSGNGENLLHPYTKNLYQALPKHGFKLTPGHQPLHGEIPKGCPYYDRCEYPLAKCKEVRPSLVDKGEKKVRCFKLEEVY